A DNA window from Malus domestica chromosome 12, GDT2T_hap1 contains the following coding sequences:
- the LOC103449296 gene encoding myb-related protein 2 isoform X1, whose protein sequence is MMYHHQLQHHHQNEHQHQHQHQHQGKNIIHSSASSSRISMPNIPSERHLFLQQGDQNSPAGDSGLVLSTDAKPRLKWTLDLHERFIEAVNQLGGADKATPKTVMKLMGIPGLTLYHLKSHLQKYRLSKNLHGGHVTSGPTKIGTGTVPVSEAGERLISEANGSQMSTMSIGIAPQSNKGLHLNETLEMQIEVQRRLHEQLEVQRHLQLRIEAQGKYLQSVLEKAQETLGRQNLGTVGLEAAKVQLSELVSKVSLNSAFTELKELQGLCPQKTQTNQQPTDCSIDSCLTSCEGLRRDQDQIHSSGMPLRPNYSGRAAALLEHKEAAQDQLPMLQNTQLNLCDDLKENMLLSSISKDAEKRMFPAATRSSDLSMSIGLQGENWNIDSKGRDTDGSFLGRTNSRADSAKVEGAKVSQGYRSVPYFAAKLDLNARDDNDTSSSCRQFDLNGFSWS, encoded by the exons ATGATGTACCATCATCAGCTgcagcaccaccaccaaaacGAACACCAACACCAACACCAGCACCAGCACCAAGGAAAGAACATCATCCACTCTTCTGCTTCTTCAAGCAGAATATCGATGCCTAACATCCCTTCTGAAAGGCATTTGTTTCTACAGCAAGGTGACCAAAATAGCCCTGCAGGAGATTCAGGCCTTGTCCTCTCAACCGATGCCAAACCTCGACTCAAATGGACCCTCGATCTCCATGAGCGATTTATCGAAGCAGTTAACCAGCTTGGAGGAGCAGACA AGGCTACTCCGAAAACAGTTATGAAACTTATGGGGATTCCAGGGCTTACATTATACCACTTAAAGAGTCATCTTCAG AAGTACAGGCTTAGCAAGAATCTGCATGGAGGACATGTTACTAGTGGCCCCACCAAAATTG GTACAGGTACAGTTCCAGTTTCAGAGGCAGGAGAAAGATTAATATCCGAAGCAAATGGAAGTCAGATGAGCACTATGAGCATTGGCATTGCACCCCAATCAAACAA AGGCTTACATTTAAATGAAACACTAGAGATGCAAATTGAAGTCCAGAGAAGGCTACATGAGCAACTTGAG GTTCAGCGGCACTTGCAACTTCGTATAGAGGCTCAAGGAAAATACCTACAGTCTGTGCTGGAGAAAGCCCAGGAGACACTAGGAAGACAAAACTTAGGTACAGTGGGACTTGAAGCTGCCAAAGTTCAACTCTCTGAGCTGGTGTCCAAAGTATCCTTGAACTCTGCTTTCACAGAGCTCAAAGAACTACAGGGATTGTGCCCTCAGAAAACGCAAACAAACCAGCAGCCCACCGATTGCTCAATCGACAGTTGCCTAACTTCCTGCGAAGGATTGAGAAGGGACCAGGACCAGATACACAGCAGTGGAATGCCTCTAAGACCTAATTACAGTGGCAGGGCAGCAGCACTCTTGGAACATAAAGAGGCTGCACAAGATCAGCTGCCAATGCTCCAAAACACCCAACTTAATTTGTGTGATGATCTGAAAGAGAACATGCTTCTTTCCTCCATAAGTAAGGATGCAGAAAAAAGAATGTTCCCTGCCGCAACAAGGTCTAGTGACTTATCCATGAGCATTGGACTACAAGGAGAAAACTGGAATATCGATAGCAAAGGAAGAGACACAGATGGAAGCTTTCTAGGCCGTACGAACAGCAGGGCTGATTCAGCTAAAGTCGAGGGTGCGAAAGTTTCTCAAGGATATAGATCAGTGCCTTACTTTGCAGCAAAACTAGACCTAAATGCTCGTGATGATAATGATACTTCTTCAAGTTGCAGACAGTTTGACTTGAATGGCTTCAGCTGGAGCTAA
- the LOC139190085 gene encoding uncharacterized protein, with product MEMAFHEQFYRIEPELTINDLVEVKQYDHESTEDFMMRFRKTRKRFYDTQFNELQELVIAATKYERLLQEEQQVKHTSKVPPFYKNKAAIHRVEVGETRPEHEGGYDEEDIDVCAAKMTTPFKPLTVKGLVQPVKDQKIVMNDGGFVPMKPPKYQSYSFDLAKAPEIYEELVRARVILPDNTKKMPKPEELRGKKYCKLHYTFNHSIVNCVQFRDWIQDLIVKGKLLLDKPQAGMTVDTNPFPEAPISMINLI from the exons atggagatggctttccaCGAACAGTTTTACAGAATTGAGCCAGAATTGACTATTAATGACCTTGTTGAAGTCAAACAATACGATCATGAATCTACTgaggacttcatgatgaggttcaggaaAACAAG GAAGAGATTTTATGATACACAATTCAACGAGCTGCAAGAATTAGTAATTGCTGCCACTAAGTATGAGAGGCTGTTGCAAGAAGAGCAACAAGTGAAGCATACTTCCAAGGTCCCTCCCttttacaaaaacaaagctgCAATTCATCGTGTGGAAGTAGGAGAAACCAGGCCAGAGCATGAGGGTGGCTATGATGAAGAAGACATTGACGTATGTGCCGCTAAAATGACCACACCTTTCAAACCACTGACGGTAAAAGGGCTAGTCCAACCTGTCAAAGATCAGAAGATCGTAATGAACGATGGTGGTTTCGTCCCCATGAAACCACCCAAGTACCAGAGTTATTCGTTCGATCTGGCCAAGGCACCTGAGATCTATGAAGAACTGGTGCGGGCAAGAGTAATTTTGCCCGACAATACCAAAAAGATGCCCAAACCAGAAGAACTCAGAGGGAAGAAGTATTGTAAGCTAcactataccttcaaccattccATAGTCAATTGCGTCCAGTTTAGAGATTGGATACAAGACTTGATAGTGAAGGGAAAGTTGTTACTTGACAAGCCACAAGCCGGTATGACGGTGGATACAAACCCTTTCCCGGAGGCTCCTATCAGTATGATCAACCTCATTTAA
- the LOC103449296 gene encoding myb-related protein 2 isoform X2 has translation MMYHHQLQHHHQNEHQHQHQHQHQGKNIIHSSASSSRISMPNIPSERHLFLQQGDQNSPAGDSGLVLSTDAKPRLKWTLDLHERFIEAVNQLGGADKATPKTVMKLMGIPGLTLYHLKSHLQKYRLSKNLHGGHVTSGPTKIGTVPVSEAGERLISEANGSQMSTMSIGIAPQSNKGLHLNETLEMQIEVQRRLHEQLEVQRHLQLRIEAQGKYLQSVLEKAQETLGRQNLGTVGLEAAKVQLSELVSKVSLNSAFTELKELQGLCPQKTQTNQQPTDCSIDSCLTSCEGLRRDQDQIHSSGMPLRPNYSGRAAALLEHKEAAQDQLPMLQNTQLNLCDDLKENMLLSSISKDAEKRMFPAATRSSDLSMSIGLQGENWNIDSKGRDTDGSFLGRTNSRADSAKVEGAKVSQGYRSVPYFAAKLDLNARDDNDTSSSCRQFDLNGFSWS, from the exons ATGATGTACCATCATCAGCTgcagcaccaccaccaaaacGAACACCAACACCAACACCAGCACCAGCACCAAGGAAAGAACATCATCCACTCTTCTGCTTCTTCAAGCAGAATATCGATGCCTAACATCCCTTCTGAAAGGCATTTGTTTCTACAGCAAGGTGACCAAAATAGCCCTGCAGGAGATTCAGGCCTTGTCCTCTCAACCGATGCCAAACCTCGACTCAAATGGACCCTCGATCTCCATGAGCGATTTATCGAAGCAGTTAACCAGCTTGGAGGAGCAGACA AGGCTACTCCGAAAACAGTTATGAAACTTATGGGGATTCCAGGGCTTACATTATACCACTTAAAGAGTCATCTTCAG AAGTACAGGCTTAGCAAGAATCTGCATGGAGGACATGTTACTAGTGGCCCCACCAAAATTG GTACAGTTCCAGTTTCAGAGGCAGGAGAAAGATTAATATCCGAAGCAAATGGAAGTCAGATGAGCACTATGAGCATTGGCATTGCACCCCAATCAAACAA AGGCTTACATTTAAATGAAACACTAGAGATGCAAATTGAAGTCCAGAGAAGGCTACATGAGCAACTTGAG GTTCAGCGGCACTTGCAACTTCGTATAGAGGCTCAAGGAAAATACCTACAGTCTGTGCTGGAGAAAGCCCAGGAGACACTAGGAAGACAAAACTTAGGTACAGTGGGACTTGAAGCTGCCAAAGTTCAACTCTCTGAGCTGGTGTCCAAAGTATCCTTGAACTCTGCTTTCACAGAGCTCAAAGAACTACAGGGATTGTGCCCTCAGAAAACGCAAACAAACCAGCAGCCCACCGATTGCTCAATCGACAGTTGCCTAACTTCCTGCGAAGGATTGAGAAGGGACCAGGACCAGATACACAGCAGTGGAATGCCTCTAAGACCTAATTACAGTGGCAGGGCAGCAGCACTCTTGGAACATAAAGAGGCTGCACAAGATCAGCTGCCAATGCTCCAAAACACCCAACTTAATTTGTGTGATGATCTGAAAGAGAACATGCTTCTTTCCTCCATAAGTAAGGATGCAGAAAAAAGAATGTTCCCTGCCGCAACAAGGTCTAGTGACTTATCCATGAGCATTGGACTACAAGGAGAAAACTGGAATATCGATAGCAAAGGAAGAGACACAGATGGAAGCTTTCTAGGCCGTACGAACAGCAGGGCTGATTCAGCTAAAGTCGAGGGTGCGAAAGTTTCTCAAGGATATAGATCAGTGCCTTACTTTGCAGCAAAACTAGACCTAAATGCTCGTGATGATAATGATACTTCTTCAAGTTGCAGACAGTTTGACTTGAATGGCTTCAGCTGGAGCTAA